The DNA sequence GCTTTCAATCAATTTTATTAATACTTTGTGTGACTCATTGAATAACTTTCTAATATCACTCAAATGAGTAGTTGAATACTTTTTATTGATTGCAGTGTTTAATTCAGGAACCGTTTTCCAAGTGTAGCCAGGTGCTGGCATTTCAGGCTTTTTTCCAGCCATGCCTATCTTATACCAATTCAACATCATTAAATGCCAATGGTACAAATGTGCCATTACATCTCTAATATTTCTGTTTAATGTGCCTTTGGAAAACTCCTTATCTCTTTCACTCTCAGGAATTGAATCAATCAGATCATTTAGGTTTTTCGCATTTTCGATTCCTATTTGTAGTAATTCCTCTTTATTTTTTGGACGCGGCATTTTTAGTATTAGTGTTAATTTTTTGACTAGAAAACTACTCAAATCTAATGTATTTGATTAAATTTCTCTGGCAAAAAATAATTTCTGTTTCCTTTGAAGCACCAAAATCGCAATTACACAAACCAGTAGAATGGCAAAGGCTCCATTCATATTTAGGTTAATAAAGAAGTTCACCCAAGATATTTGAAAGTTCATTTGTTCTTTCATCAAAAGAATACCTACACTGGCTAAATAACCTAAAGCATCAGCAACGTAGAATAGGTAACTTACTGTACCTCGGTATTTTAGTAAAGCGATAAATCTTTCAAACAACAAACAATGAAACAAAATATAAGGCAGGTAGATACTTGTACCTGAAGCAACTATCCAGATTACTGGCGATAGTTTGCCCATTTCGAATAAATAAGTAACCACAAGCATTAATAGCGCACTAAAAATAGTGGCATAAATCCCTAAATTAAATGCAGTTTTATTATTAAGAATGAGAATACCCAAAGCCGAAATGACCAATACAATGATAGTTACAGGAATTTCGGTAATGGTAATGAGTTCTGGTTGTGTTGCTAGACCTAGCTCAGCCCAAAACTCCACAATAAAATTATCTCTAAAATCTCTAATCACAGTCAGAATTATGTAGATCAACACCAGAACAAAAAAGCCAGCACCATGTTTTTGTAAAAAATCTAGCCTTCTGGTTTTATCCATCGGGATGCGTTCTGTTCTTTGTTCAATATCCTCGCTAGTGGGCTTTTTTGAACGATGAAGAAACCAAACGGCTAAAATGAAAATGGGAAAGAATAGGAGTCCGGTAATAAAAGGCATTGCATACTCATTAACCTGAAAAGATTGCATAAGCCACAAACCTGTAGATTTTACCAAGCCTGTAGAAAAAATAAATGTGGCACTTAAACCAGCAACCAACAATTCGGAGTTTCGCCTTCCTTCCAGATAAGATAGCACCAAACCGAAAACCATTCCCAGTGGTAAACCATTTAAAAACAGCGTAACTGGTTTTAACCATAATGGAACAATGGCGAATAAAAGCAGCATAAGCAAACCAAAACCTACCAGAGAAATTAAAAAAGTAAATCGCTTGGCCGGAGAAACTTCTGCAACTACTTTAATGCCTATAAACTTAGATAACATATAACCCAAAACTTGGGCTATTACCAATATGGTTTTAAAATGATACTCGGTTATAGTATCAAGTTGATCAAACTGAGCAGCAAGAAAAGCCTTTCTTACTGCATACATTCCCGTATATGCAGCAAAAGCGGCAAACAAGAGAATTAGATCTGTTTTTGAGATGGAAACTTTGGCGATTTTTAATCCCATTATTTTCTTATTAAGAAAAAATTAATTGGTTGCAGGATTTACAATTGCCTCAAATTTAGATAGTCAAATCTTTCAAAATAGATATAATCATATTAATAAAAGATGAACAATTCTATTTATAATAATTATTGGTGAATTATTAATAAGAACTGTATTAAAATGTAGTGAGTAATAATTTTCTTATTAAGAAAATTATTTGATATTTGTATCGGCGTAAAATTAACAACATGCAGCATACTGAATACCTAACAGTTTGGATTGGCACAAAGATTAAAGAGATTAGAAAATCTCATGGTCTTAAACTGGGCGATCTGGCTGAAAAAACAGGAATCAGTATTGCCATGCTCTCAAAAATTGAAAACGGCAGAGTATTCCCAACCTTACCTTCATTGTTTCAGATTGTGGGCACATTGGAAGTAGATTTAAACGAATTTTTTAGTGACCTTAAAAACATTAAAGAGTTTCCGGGATATATACTTAAAAAAAAGGCAGACTATACAACATTAACTAAAGAAGAAGAATCGATTGGATTTAATTACGAACTAGTTCTAAATCACACCATAGATCGTAGTTCGATGGAAGTTTCTATTCTCACTTTAAACAGTGGCGCAAAAAGAGAAACGGTGTCAACCTCAGGTTTTGAGCTTTTATATGTGCTTAAAGGAGAAATTGAATTTCAACTTGGTCGTAAAAGACTACAACTAAAGGAAGACGATACACTGTTTTTCGATGGCAA is a window from the Chondrinema litorale genome containing:
- a CDS encoding ClbS/DfsB family four-helix bundle protein, whose protein sequence is MPRPKNKEELLQIGIENAKNLNDLIDSIPESERDKEFSKGTLNRNIRDVMAHLYHWHLMMLNWYKIGMAGKKPEMPAPGYTWKTVPELNTAINKKYSTTHLSDIRKLFNESHKVLIKLIESHTNEELFEKKKYKWTGSTFLGSYLISATSSHYDWAYKLIKKRLK
- a CDS encoding DUF5690 family protein; this translates as MGLKIAKVSISKTDLILLFAAFAAYTGMYAVRKAFLAAQFDQLDTITEYHFKTILVIAQVLGYMLSKFIGIKVVAEVSPAKRFTFLISLVGFGLLMLLLFAIVPLWLKPVTLFLNGLPLGMVFGLVLSYLEGRRNSELLVAGLSATFIFSTGLVKSTGLWLMQSFQVNEYAMPFITGLLFFPIFILAVWFLHRSKKPTSEDIEQRTERIPMDKTRRLDFLQKHGAGFFVLVLIYIILTVIRDFRDNFIVEFWAELGLATQPELITITEIPVTIIVLVISALGILILNNKTAFNLGIYATIFSALLMLVVTYLFEMGKLSPVIWIVASGTSIYLPYILFHCLLFERFIALLKYRGTVSYLFYVADALGYLASVGILLMKEQMNFQISWVNFFINLNMNGAFAILLVCVIAILVLQRKQKLFFAREI
- a CDS encoding helix-turn-helix domain-containing protein; protein product: MQHTEYLTVWIGTKIKEIRKSHGLKLGDLAEKTGISIAMLSKIENGRVFPTLPSLFQIVGTLEVDLNEFFSDLKNIKEFPGYILKKKADYTTLTKEEESIGFNYELVLNHTIDRSSMEVSILTLNSGAKRETVSTSGFELLYVLKGEIEFQLGRKRLQLKEDDTLFFDGNIPHVPHNKTASDAKMLVIYFITLQ